The Anopheles coluzzii chromosome 2, AcolN3, whole genome shotgun sequence genome window below encodes:
- the LOC120951450 gene encoding N-acetylgalactosamine kinase-like, translating to MANDRSDLCVQVLEAAPDCRRLSRVLECFSTEFARRPSFVVRCSGRVNIIGEHVDYCGYPVFPMAIEQTILLAVAPSDDNLLHIKNADNSFKSYKCNVLTFSIDVPSVGGPNWYQYVLCGVKGILDNSTIQHDPARGMMIMLSGNIPPASGLSSSSAIVSATVLATAYMHNATLNKQTLATISAECEKFIGTQGGGMDQAIAYLAQEGCAQLIEWNPLRATPIQLPANAVFVIANSLSEANKAATSDFNQRVVECRLASRLLAKQMKLNWRELNRFADLQKALGYSLEQMDALVHANLSLNVYTRTDLLKLLEVTEEDFTENLLTPNTRNSQTFKLKQRALHVFQEALRVQQFIETAKSTPEDCISRMKALMKQSHESLRTLYECSHENLDQIVTISDRLGVGTRLTGAGWGGCTVALCDGVEESKRFVETLKAEFYANIPKAQASDIGSLCFTTSPQRGAEIYLIEKQQNNILPTP from the exons ATGGCCAACGATCGGAGCGACCTCTGCGTGCAAGTACTCGAAGCGGCGCCCGATTGTAGGCGGCTGTCCCGGGTGTTGGAATGTTTTTCCACCGAATTTGCTCGCCGCCCTAGCTTCGTTGTGCGGTGCAGTGGAAG GGTTAATATTATTGGTGAGCATGTTGACTACTGTGGGTATCCCGTGTTTCCGATGGCGATTGAGCAGACAATCTTACTGGCAGTTGCTCCATCGGACGACAACCTCCTGCATATCAAAAATGCTGACAACAGCTTCAAGTCGTACAAGTGCAATGTGCTCACCTTTAG CATCGATGTGCCGAGCGTTGGCGGGCCTAACTGGTATCAGTACGTACTGTGTGGCGTGAAAGGCATACTAGACAACAGCACCATACAGCACGACCCAGCCCGTGGCATGATGATCATGCTTTCCGGCAACATTCCACCAGCCTCCGGTCTATCCAGCTCGAGTGCGATCGTGAGTGCAACAGTTCTAGCCACAGCATACATGCACAAT GCCACATTGAACAAGCAAACACTTGCCACCATTTCGGCCGAGTGTGAAAAGTTCATCGGTACGCAAGGAGGTGGCATGGACCAGGCCATTGCATACCTAGCGCAGGAAGGATGCGCCCAGTTGATCGAGTGGAATCCGCTGCGAGCCACACCGATTCAGCTGCCAGCGAATGCGGTGTTTGTAATTGCCAATAGCCTATCCGAGGCAAACAAGGCGGCCACGTCCGACTTTAACCAGCGGGTTGTGGAGTGTAGACTTGCCAGCAG ATTGTTGGCGAAGCAGATGAAGCTGAACTGGCGTGAGCTGAATCGTTTCGCCGATCTGCAGAAGGCGCTTGGCTATTCGCTAGAGCAGATGGATGCGCTGGTGCACGCCAACTTGAGCCTGAATGTGTACACCAGGACCGATCTGCTAAAGCTGCTGGAAGTAACCGAAGAGGACTTTACGGAAAATCTGTTAACGCCAAACACGCGCAACTCGCAAACTTTCAAGCTAAAGCAGCGAGCGTTACATGTGTTCCAAG AGGCTCTACGCGTGCAGCAGTTTATAGAAACGGCAAAGTCCACGCCGGAGGATTGCATTTCGCGTATGAAAGCTCTGATGAAGCAGTCGCACGAATCGTTGCGCACGCTGTACGAATGCTCTCACGAAAATTTGGATCAGATCGTTACCATTTCCGATCGGCTGGGCGTCGGAACACGTCTCACTGGAGCTGG GTGGGGTGGATGCACTGTGGCACTGTGCGACGGTGTAGAGGAAAGCAAGCGATTTGTCGAAACGCTAAAAGCGGAGTTTTACGCCAACATTCCTAAGGCACAGGCCAGCGATATTGGAAGTCTGTGCTTTACCACCAGCCCGCAAAGAGGAGCGGAGATATATTTGAtcgaaaagcaacaaaacaacattctTCCTACGCCATAG
- the LOC120951540 gene encoding N-acetylgalactosamine kinase-like, which translates to MANDRSDLCVQVLEAAPDCRRLSRVLECFSTEFARRPSFVVRCSGRVNIIGEHVDYCGYPVFPMAIEQTILLAVAPSDDNLLHIKNADNSFKSYKCNVLTFSIDVPSVGGPNWYQYVLCGVKGILDNSTIQHDPARGMLIMLSGNIPPASGLSSSSAIVSATVLATAYMHNATLNKQTLATISAECEKFIGTQGGGMDQAIAYLAQEGCAQLIEWNPLRATPIQLPANAVFVIANSLSEANKAATSDFNQRVVECRLASRLLAKQMKLNWRELNRFADLQKALGYSLEQMDALVQANLSLNVYTRTDLLKLLDVTEEDFTENLLTPNTRNSQTFKLKQRALHVFQEALRVQQFIETAKSTPEDCISRMKALMKQSHESLRTLYECSHENLDQIVTISDRLGVGTRLTGAGWGGCTVALCDGVEESKRFVETLKAEFYANIPKAQASDIGSLCFTTSPQRGAEIYLIEKQQNNILPTP; encoded by the exons ATGGCCAACGATCGGAGCGACCTCTGCGTGCAAGTACTCGAAGCGGCGCCCGATTGTAGGCGGCTGTCCCGGGTGTTGGAATGTTTTTCCACCGAATTTGCTCGCCGCCCTAGCTTCGTTGTGCGGTGCAGTGGAAG GGTGAATATTATTGGTGAGCATGTTGACTACTGTGGGTATCCCGTGTTTCCGATGGCGATTGAGCAGACGATCTTGCTGGCAGTTGCTCCATCGGACGACAACCTCCTGCATATCAAAAATGCTGACAACAGCTTCAAGTCGTACAAGTGCAATGTGCTCACCTTTAG CATCGATGTGCCGAGCGTTGGCGGGCCTAACTGGTATCAGTACGTACTGTGTGGCGTGAAAGGCATACTAGACAACAGCACCATACAGCACGACCCTGCCCGTGGCATGCTGATCATGCTTTCCGGCAACATTCCACCAGCCTCCGGTCTATCCAGCTCGAGTGCGATCGTGAGTGCAACAGTTCTAGCCACAGCATACATGCACAAT GCCACATTGAACAAGCAAACACTTGCCACCATTTCGGCCGAGTGTGAAAAGTTCATCGGTACGCAAGGAGGTGGCATGGACCAGGCCATTGCATACCTAGCGCAGGAAGGATGCGCCCAGTTGATCGAGTGGAATCCGCTGCGAGCCACACCGATTCAGCTGCCAGCGAATGCGGTGTTTGTAATTGCCAATAGCCTATCCGAGGCAAACAAGGCGGCCACGTCCGACTTTAACCAGCGGGTTGTGGAGTGTAGACTTGCCAGCAG ATTGTTGGCGAAGCAGATGAAGCTGAACTGGCGTGAGCTGAATCGTTTCGCCGATCTGCAGAAGGCGCTTGGCTATTCGCTAGAGCAGATGGATGCGCTGGTGCAGGCCAACTTGAGCCTGAATGTGTACACCAGGACCGATCTGCTAAAGCTGCTGGATGTAACCGAAGAGGACTTTACGGAAAATCTGTTAACGCCAAACACGCGCAACTCGCAAACTTTCAAGCTAAAGCAGCGAGCGTTACATGTGTTCCAAG AGGCTCTACGCGTGCAGCAGTTTATAGAAACGGCAAAGTCCACGCCGGAGGATTGCATTTCGCGTATGAAAGCTCTGATGAAGCAGTCGCACGAATCGTTGCGCACGCTGTACGAATGCTCTCACGAAAATTTGGATCAGATCGTTACCATTTCCGATCGGCTGGGCGTCGGAACACGTCTCACTGGAGCTGG GTGGGGTGGATGCACTGTGGCACTGTGCGACGGTGTAGAGGAAAGCAAGCGATTTGTCGAAACGCTGAAAGCGGAGTTTTACGCCAACATTCCTAAGGCACAGGCAAGCGATATTGGAAGTCTGTGCTTTACCACCAGCCCGCAAAGAGGAGCAGAAATATATTTGAtcgaaaagcaacaaaacaacattctTCCTACGCCATAG
- the LOC120961092 gene encoding RNA polymerase II-associated protein 3 isoform X1: MDTIESQLAVRNKCEQMQKSIKELYEWEEQMKSANTAKVQPADNSEKKALPPVRSDVKAMSKFSEDVASLEKQDEAESESAKKKMMADAEILKERGNKQCKLGNYQEAIELYTQAIDTYGDNAAYYSNRALCYMNLDLFDECLADCSTSIEKDPKYVKAYYRRMQAYERLGESEKAAAECRQILQLSQDESELNATKRDLARIEKRLSDANSQKGASSPGKEKPPKGAKMDPMLALVKQEADKYKELGNKHLARKDFEKAERSYSKAISLFGDEAIYYTNRSLCYWNLKDYDKCLADCNKAIQLDENYFRPYYRRMQVRELRGAYQSAVEDCRKFIELTKDDKQKQTAEKDLQRLERLVKSEQPAKQAFVWSEIKKNAKLIKFIQKPPHLRSKKPLTRIPIKDVIPCPIAIDSRVLPPPSQRKSIPDAAIDKMFNNNTGERLVEPKEEINLEHLFPAHSNKLRNLFSPPTTPTEQRKPITAPAAPAAAVVSPPNKTTPPVPVATAVTKEATNANSKAKEGKSASTAQPAQSTQNKIEKNKINQGNQDSNEKRPKKVATSADAAQPSPMRPTTIPGAPKSSAQFYTTWSGLDEDLRYQYLKSLSGKPMNTLLGASLSNEMLSELLHILHKRFIPDRAEVSHVLKEIVQNDSIGILSLMMNKTDRDAVAALLKYMEANNSVTKEDLDRIRHKLIS; the protein is encoded by the exons ATGGACACCATAGAATCCCAACTGGCGGTGCGAAACAAATGCGAACAGATGCAGAAATCTATTAAAGAGCTGTACGAATGGGAAGAGCAAATGAAAAGCGCCAACACCGCCAAAGTGCAGCCAGCTGATAATAGTGAG AAGAAAGCTCTACCCCCGGTGCGAAGCGACGTGAAGGCAATGAGCAAATTTTCCGAGGACGTTGCGTCGCTGGAAAAACAAGATGAAGCGGAGAGCGAAT cggcaaagaaaaaaatgatggCCGATGCGGAAATTCTGAAGGAGAGGGGTAATAAGCAGTGCAAGCTTGGCAACTACCAGGAAGCCATTGAGCTCTACACGCAGGCCATCGACACGTACGGCGATAATGCGGCCTACTACAGCAACCGTGCGCTGTGTTATATGAATTTGGATCTTTTTGACGAGTGTCTGGCTGACTGTAGCACCTCGATCGAAAAGGATCCCAAATACGTTAAGGCATACTACCGCCGGATGCAGGCTTACGAGCGGTTGGGTGAGAGCGAAAAGGCGGCTGCCGAATGCCGACAAATACTGCAATTGTCGCAGGATGAAAGTGAGCTGAACGCGACCAAGCGCGATTTAGCCAGAATAGAGAAGCGCCTCAGCGATGCCAACAGTCAGAAGGGAGCTTCCTCGCCGGGCAAGGAAAAGCCACCGAAGGGGGCGAAGATGGATCCAATGCTGGCATTGGTGAAGCAGGAAGCGGACAAGTACAAGGAGCTGGGCAACAAGCATCTCGCTCGCAAAGACTTTGAAAAGGCGGAACGAAGCTACAGCAAAGCAATCTCCCTGTTTGGCGacgaggccatttactacacgaATCGCAGTCTGTGCTACTGGAATCTGAAAGATTACGACAAATGTTTGGCCGACTGCAACAAAGCAATACAGCTGGACGAAAACTACTTCCGGCCGTACTACCGCCGTATGCAGGTGCGTGAACTTCGCGGCGCTTACCAGAGTGCGGTCGAGGACTGTCGTAAGTTTATCGAGCTCACCAAGGACGATAAACAGAAGCAGACGGCCGAGAAGGACCTGCAGCGGCTGGAGAGACTGGTCAAGAGCGAGCAACCCGCCAAACAGGCGTTCGTTTGGAGTGAAATCAAGAAAAATGCCAAACTGATCAAGTTCATTCAGAAGCCACCGCACCTTCGATCGAAAAAGCCACTCACCCGGATACCCATCAAGGACGTCATTCCGTGTCCGATTGCGATCGACAGTCGGGTTCTTCCGCCACCTTCGCAGCGCAAAAGCATCCCGGATGCTGCGATCGATAAAAtgttcaacaacaacacgggCGAACGGTTGGTCGAGCCAAAAGAGGAGATCAACCTCGAGCATCTGTTTCCGGCACATTCGAACAAACTGCGCAACCTGTTCTCTCCCCCAACCACACCGACCGAACAGAGAAAACCAATtactgcaccagcagcaccggcagcagcggtCGTATCACctccaaacaaaaccacccctCCCGTGCCCGTAGCAACAGCGGTAACAAAGGAGGCTACAAATGCGAACTCGAAAGCAAAAGAGGGCAAATCGGCAAGCACAGCTCAACCGGCACAGTCaacgcaaaataaaatagaaaagaatAAGATCAATCAAGGAAATCAG GATTCAAACGAAAAACGCCCCAAAAAGGTTGCTACTTCTGCTGATGCTGCACAACCATCACCGATGCGCCCCACAACCATTCCCGGAGCTCCCAAGTCAAGCGCACAATTTTACACCACATGGAGCGGGCTGGACGAGGATCTGCGATATCAGTACTTAAAG TCACTGAGTGGCAAGCCGATGAACACACTGCTCGGTGCTAGCTTGTCCAACGAAATGCTTAGCGAACTGTTACACATCCTACATAAACGCTTCATTCCTGATCGCGCAGAGGTGAGCCACGTGTTGAAGGAGATCGTGCAAAATGATTCGATCGGCATACTGTCGCTGATGATGAACAAAACGGATCGAGACG CTGTGGCAGCATTGCTCAAGTATATGGAAGCAAATAATAGTGTAACGAAGGAGGACTTGGACCGCATCCGGCACAAACTGATCTCATGA
- the LOC120961092 gene encoding RNA polymerase II-associated protein 3 isoform X2 codes for MDTIESQLAVRNKCEQMQKSIKELYEWEEQMKSANTAKVQPADNSEKALPPVRSDVKAMSKFSEDVASLEKQDEAESESAKKKMMADAEILKERGNKQCKLGNYQEAIELYTQAIDTYGDNAAYYSNRALCYMNLDLFDECLADCSTSIEKDPKYVKAYYRRMQAYERLGESEKAAAECRQILQLSQDESELNATKRDLARIEKRLSDANSQKGASSPGKEKPPKGAKMDPMLALVKQEADKYKELGNKHLARKDFEKAERSYSKAISLFGDEAIYYTNRSLCYWNLKDYDKCLADCNKAIQLDENYFRPYYRRMQVRELRGAYQSAVEDCRKFIELTKDDKQKQTAEKDLQRLERLVKSEQPAKQAFVWSEIKKNAKLIKFIQKPPHLRSKKPLTRIPIKDVIPCPIAIDSRVLPPPSQRKSIPDAAIDKMFNNNTGERLVEPKEEINLEHLFPAHSNKLRNLFSPPTTPTEQRKPITAPAAPAAAVVSPPNKTTPPVPVATAVTKEATNANSKAKEGKSASTAQPAQSTQNKIEKNKINQGNQDSNEKRPKKVATSADAAQPSPMRPTTIPGAPKSSAQFYTTWSGLDEDLRYQYLKSLSGKPMNTLLGASLSNEMLSELLHILHKRFIPDRAEVSHVLKEIVQNDSIGILSLMMNKTDRDAVAALLKYMEANNSVTKEDLDRIRHKLIS; via the exons ATGGACACCATAGAATCCCAACTGGCGGTGCGAAACAAATGCGAACAGATGCAGAAATCTATTAAAGAGCTGTACGAATGGGAAGAGCAAATGAAAAGCGCCAACACCGCCAAAGTGCAGCCAGCTGATAATAGTGAG AAAGCTCTACCCCCGGTGCGAAGCGACGTGAAGGCAATGAGCAAATTTTCCGAGGACGTTGCGTCGCTGGAAAAACAAGATGAAGCGGAGAGCGAAT cggcaaagaaaaaaatgatggCCGATGCGGAAATTCTGAAGGAGAGGGGTAATAAGCAGTGCAAGCTTGGCAACTACCAGGAAGCCATTGAGCTCTACACGCAGGCCATCGACACGTACGGCGATAATGCGGCCTACTACAGCAACCGTGCGCTGTGTTATATGAATTTGGATCTTTTTGACGAGTGTCTGGCTGACTGTAGCACCTCGATCGAAAAGGATCCCAAATACGTTAAGGCATACTACCGCCGGATGCAGGCTTACGAGCGGTTGGGTGAGAGCGAAAAGGCGGCTGCCGAATGCCGACAAATACTGCAATTGTCGCAGGATGAAAGTGAGCTGAACGCGACCAAGCGCGATTTAGCCAGAATAGAGAAGCGCCTCAGCGATGCCAACAGTCAGAAGGGAGCTTCCTCGCCGGGCAAGGAAAAGCCACCGAAGGGGGCGAAGATGGATCCAATGCTGGCATTGGTGAAGCAGGAAGCGGACAAGTACAAGGAGCTGGGCAACAAGCATCTCGCTCGCAAAGACTTTGAAAAGGCGGAACGAAGCTACAGCAAAGCAATCTCCCTGTTTGGCGacgaggccatttactacacgaATCGCAGTCTGTGCTACTGGAATCTGAAAGATTACGACAAATGTTTGGCCGACTGCAACAAAGCAATACAGCTGGACGAAAACTACTTCCGGCCGTACTACCGCCGTATGCAGGTGCGTGAACTTCGCGGCGCTTACCAGAGTGCGGTCGAGGACTGTCGTAAGTTTATCGAGCTCACCAAGGACGATAAACAGAAGCAGACGGCCGAGAAGGACCTGCAGCGGCTGGAGAGACTGGTCAAGAGCGAGCAACCCGCCAAACAGGCGTTCGTTTGGAGTGAAATCAAGAAAAATGCCAAACTGATCAAGTTCATTCAGAAGCCACCGCACCTTCGATCGAAAAAGCCACTCACCCGGATACCCATCAAGGACGTCATTCCGTGTCCGATTGCGATCGACAGTCGGGTTCTTCCGCCACCTTCGCAGCGCAAAAGCATCCCGGATGCTGCGATCGATAAAAtgttcaacaacaacacgggCGAACGGTTGGTCGAGCCAAAAGAGGAGATCAACCTCGAGCATCTGTTTCCGGCACATTCGAACAAACTGCGCAACCTGTTCTCTCCCCCAACCACACCGACCGAACAGAGAAAACCAATtactgcaccagcagcaccggcagcagcggtCGTATCACctccaaacaaaaccacccctCCCGTGCCCGTAGCAACAGCGGTAACAAAGGAGGCTACAAATGCGAACTCGAAAGCAAAAGAGGGCAAATCGGCAAGCACAGCTCAACCGGCACAGTCaacgcaaaataaaatagaaaagaatAAGATCAATCAAGGAAATCAG GATTCAAACGAAAAACGCCCCAAAAAGGTTGCTACTTCTGCTGATGCTGCACAACCATCACCGATGCGCCCCACAACCATTCCCGGAGCTCCCAAGTCAAGCGCACAATTTTACACCACATGGAGCGGGCTGGACGAGGATCTGCGATATCAGTACTTAAAG TCACTGAGTGGCAAGCCGATGAACACACTGCTCGGTGCTAGCTTGTCCAACGAAATGCTTAGCGAACTGTTACACATCCTACATAAACGCTTCATTCCTGATCGCGCAGAGGTGAGCCACGTGTTGAAGGAGATCGTGCAAAATGATTCGATCGGCATACTGTCGCTGATGATGAACAAAACGGATCGAGACG CTGTGGCAGCATTGCTCAAGTATATGGAAGCAAATAATAGTGTAACGAAGGAGGACTTGGACCGCATCCGGCACAAACTGATCTCATGA